The DNA window ATAGATCAGCAGGTTGCGGCAACTGATCAGATCCAGTTTCGAGAAAGGTGGATCTCTTATCAGGTCCTGCTCGGAGAAGATCATCATATCACGGATTTTTTTATTGATCCGGTAGGTACTGCCATCAGGCCCGACATTAAAGAAGCGTGTCAGGCGATTCGGAGATATGTCGGTTGTAATGCTGTCCGGATAGAGACCAACCCGGGCAGTGGCGATGGCATTACTGTCGATGTCGGTGGCAAAGACCTGGACAGTGCATCCTGCCTTCTGATGTTCTCTGTATTCCTGGATCAACATGGCGATGGAATAGGCTTCCTCGCCGGTTGAGCAGCCTGGCACCCAGACACGGATAGTAGCATCTGCATTCTTGCCGGAGAAGAGATCAGGGATGATCCGCTCCTCAAGCACCTTAAAGGCTTCAGGGTCACGAAAGAAACTGGTCACACCAATTAAGAGGTCACGAAAGAGTGCTTCCACCTCCACCGGAGTCTGTTGAAGGTACTTAAGGTACCCATCTATCGTTTCGATCTGATGGATGGCCATCCTCCTCTCAATGCGACGATTGATGGTGCTCGGTTTATAATTGGAGAAGTCATGCCCCACCTGGGTGCGAAGCAGGATAAATATCTTCCTCAGTGCGTTCTCTACCGCAGGAACCGGGGCAGATTCAGCATTGGAAATGGGCTTTCTGAACGCATTGGAGGCATAGTCGATCAGCTTGGCGGGCATCTCAGCCGGTGGCAGCACAAAGTCCACAAGGCCGGTGGCGATGGCATTGCGTGGCATCCCATCATGCTCGGTGGTTTCGGGGGCCTGGGCCATGACCATACCACCTTCACCCTTGACTGCCCGGACACCCAGAGTACCATCGCTGCCGGTGCCAGAAAGCACGATTGCGATTGCATGGTCACGCTGATCTGTTGCGAGTGACCGGA is part of the Candidatus Oleimmundimicrobium sp. genome and encodes:
- a CDS encoding chemotaxis protein CheB; the encoded protein is MTRKKQIQRKSPEAEGDLTAHVVRERVDPTDSHFPIVGIGASAGGLAAFEAFFSGMPADSDPDMAFVLVQHLAPDHKSILTDLIRRYTRMEVFEVEDGMVVQKNCAYIIPPNRDMAFINGTLQLMEPSLPRGKRLPIDFFFRSLATDQRDHAIAIVLSGTGSDGTLGVRAVKGEGGMVMAQAPETTEHDGMPRNAIATGLVDFVLPPAEMPAKLIDYASNAFRKPISNAESAPVPAVENALRKIFILLRTQVGHDFSNYKPSTINRRIERRMAIHQIETIDGYLKYLQQTPVEVEALFRDLLIGVTSFFRDPEAFKVLEERIIPDLFSGKNADATIRVWVPGCSTGEEAYSIAMLIQEYREHQKAGCTVQVFATDIDSNAIATARVGLYPDSITTDISPNRLTRFFNVGPDGSTYRINKKIRDMMIFSEQDLIRDPPFSKLDLISCRNLLIY